One window from the genome of Erwinia sorbitola encodes:
- the nfo gene encoding deoxyribonuclease IV — translation MKYIGAHVSAAGGVDQAVLRAYELEATAFALFTKNQRQWRAAPLTDEVISAFRTACEKYHYTPGQILPHDSYLINLGHPVTEALEKSREAFHDEVTRCQQLGLTLLNFHPGSHLHQIAEDDCLKRIAESINIVLDKTEGVTAVIENTAGQGSNLGFRFEHLAAIIDGVEDKTRVGVCIDTCHAFAGGYDLRTEEECVKTFADFERIVGFKYLRGMHLNDAKSEFNSRVDRHHSLGEGNIGKTVFSWLMKDARFDGIPMILETVNPDIWKDEIAWLKSEQI, via the coding sequence ATGAAATATATCGGTGCCCACGTCAGCGCAGCTGGCGGTGTGGATCAGGCGGTACTACGCGCATACGAACTGGAAGCAACGGCTTTCGCGCTCTTTACGAAAAACCAGCGCCAGTGGCGCGCAGCCCCGCTGACTGATGAAGTGATTTCAGCCTTTCGCACGGCCTGTGAAAAGTATCACTACACGCCAGGTCAAATCCTGCCCCATGACAGCTACCTGATTAATCTTGGTCACCCGGTAACTGAAGCGCTGGAAAAATCGCGTGAAGCTTTTCATGACGAAGTCACCCGCTGCCAGCAGCTGGGGCTGACGCTGCTGAACTTCCACCCCGGCAGTCACCTGCATCAGATCGCTGAAGACGACTGCCTGAAACGCATCGCTGAGTCGATCAATATCGTGCTGGATAAAACCGAGGGAGTCACTGCGGTGATCGAAAATACCGCCGGACAGGGCAGTAATCTCGGTTTCCGTTTTGAGCATCTGGCGGCCATCATTGATGGCGTGGAAGATAAAACCCGCGTCGGCGTCTGTATTGATACCTGCCACGCTTTCGCCGGAGGCTATGACCTGCGGACGGAAGAGGAGTGCGTGAAGACCTTTGCTGATTTCGAGCGTATCGTCGGTTTTAAATATCTGCGCGGGATGCATCTGAACGATGCCAAAAGTGAGTTTAACAGTCGCGTCGATCGCCACCACAGTCTGGGTGAAGGCAACATTGGTAAAACCGTGTTCAGCTGGCTGATGAAAGATGCGCGTTTTGACGGGATTCCGATGATTCTGGAGACGGTGAATCCGGATATCTGGAAAGATGAAATTGCGTGGCTGAAGTCAGAGCAAATTTAA
- a CDS encoding YeiH family putative sulfate export transporter, whose translation MAELTITHHHPHPARHAAGVLLALLIASAAIWLGNQPQVTALGLGSLTLAIIGGILVGNTVYSRLSPHCDSGVLLAKQRLLRAGIVLYGFRLTLQQLTDVGLSGVIIDAMTLTTTFICACWLGQRVLGLDRDTSWLIGAGSSICGAAAVLATEPVIKADNAKVAVAIATVVIFGTLAIFIYPLMWPLVQTYLPQVSASDFGIYTGSTMHEVAQVVAAGHAIGPETENAAVIAKLLRIMMLAPFLLLLAAKVRRSEGADHSGPITFPWFALMFIGVTLFNSLHLLPDAWITHINQFDNLLLATAMAALGLTTQVSALKRAGFKPLLLGLMLFVWLIIGGGAINLLVKHLMA comes from the coding sequence ATGGCTGAACTGACAATAACCCATCATCACCCGCATCCTGCACGCCATGCCGCCGGCGTGCTGCTGGCGCTGCTTATCGCCTCCGCAGCTATCTGGTTGGGCAATCAACCGCAGGTGACAGCTCTGGGGCTCGGTTCACTGACGCTGGCGATTATTGGCGGTATTCTGGTGGGTAATACCGTTTACTCTCGCCTGTCGCCGCACTGCGACAGCGGTGTGCTGCTGGCAAAACAGCGTCTGCTGCGTGCCGGGATTGTACTCTACGGCTTCCGGCTGACCCTGCAACAGCTTACCGATGTAGGATTGAGTGGTGTGATTATCGATGCGATGACACTGACCACGACCTTTATCTGCGCCTGCTGGCTGGGCCAGCGCGTACTGGGATTGGATCGCGATACCAGCTGGCTGATTGGTGCGGGCAGCAGCATTTGTGGCGCAGCGGCGGTGCTGGCGACTGAGCCGGTAATCAAGGCGGACAACGCCAAAGTCGCGGTAGCAATTGCCACCGTGGTGATTTTCGGTACGCTGGCAATCTTTATCTACCCGCTGATGTGGCCGCTGGTTCAAACTTATCTGCCACAGGTGAGCGCCTCAGACTTTGGCATTTATACCGGTTCGACAATGCATGAAGTGGCTCAGGTGGTGGCAGCAGGTCACGCTATCGGCCCTGAGACAGAAAATGCTGCGGTAATCGCTAAACTGCTGCGCATTATGATGCTGGCTCCCTTCCTGCTGCTGCTGGCAGCAAAAGTACGCCGTAGCGAAGGGGCAGATCACAGCGGCCCGATTACTTTCCCGTGGTTCGCGCTGATGTTTATCGGGGTCACGCTGTTCAACTCGCTGCACCTGCTGCCGGATGCGTGGATAACTCATATTAATCAATTTGATAATCTGCTGCTGGCTACTGCGATGGCCGCCCTTGGGCTGACCACCCAGGTGAGCGCACTGAAGCGAGCAGGCTTCAAACCGCTGCTGCTGGGGCTGATGTTGTTTGTCTGGCTGATCATCGGCGGCGGTGCGATCAACCTGCTGGTGAAGCATTTGATGGCATAA
- the yieE gene encoding DNA-binding transcriptional regulator YeiE — MHITLRQLEVFTEVLKSGSTTQASQVLALSQSAVSAALADLEGQLGVQLFDRVGKRLVINEHGRLLYPRAVGLLEQALEIELLFREDNGALRVSASSTIGNYLLPGMIACYRRDFPMLPLELSVGNSQDVITAVADFRVDIGLIEGPCHMSELVTEPWLEDELVVFAAPGADILSRPVSLQSLAAAPWILREHGSGTREIVDYLLLSHLPQFDLALELGNSEAIKNAVRHGMGISCLSRRVIAEQLEMGTLVEVAIPLPKLKRTLYRIHHRQKHISKALSRFLSYCTE; from the coding sequence ATGCACATTACATTACGCCAGCTTGAGGTTTTTACCGAAGTCCTGAAGAGTGGCTCGACCACCCAGGCCTCACAGGTGCTGGCGCTCTCGCAGTCAGCAGTGAGTGCTGCGCTGGCTGATCTTGAAGGTCAGCTTGGTGTGCAGTTATTTGATCGTGTAGGTAAACGGTTAGTGATTAATGAGCATGGTCGCCTGCTCTACCCGCGCGCTGTGGGGCTGCTGGAGCAGGCGCTGGAAATTGAACTGCTGTTCCGTGAAGACAACGGAGCGCTACGAGTTTCTGCCAGCAGCACCATCGGTAACTACCTGCTGCCGGGAATGATCGCCTGCTATCGTCGAGATTTCCCCATGCTGCCGCTGGAACTGAGCGTCGGCAACAGTCAGGATGTGATCACCGCCGTTGCCGATTTTCGTGTTGATATCGGTCTGATTGAGGGGCCATGTCATATGAGTGAGCTGGTCACGGAGCCGTGGCTGGAGGATGAACTGGTGGTGTTTGCTGCGCCGGGAGCCGATATTCTCAGCAGGCCGGTATCGCTACAAAGTCTGGCGGCTGCGCCGTGGATCCTGCGCGAACACGGTTCAGGCACCCGCGAGATTGTCGATTATCTGCTGCTGTCACATCTGCCGCAGTTCGATCTGGCGCTGGAGCTGGGTAATTCAGAAGCGATCAAAAATGCGGTACGTCACGGTATGGGGATCAGCTGCCTGTCGCGGCGGGTAATTGCTGAACAGCTTGAGATGGGCACACTGGTTGAGGTGGCGATCCCTCTGCCAAAACTCAAACGTACGCTATATCGTATTCACCATCGTCAGAAGCATATATCCAAGGCGTTGAGTCGTTTTCTGAGTTACTGCACCGAATAA
- a CDS encoding amino acid permease, with product MDHDTKTTQPPGLRRVLKARHLTMIAIGGSIGTGLFVASGATISQAGPGGALLSYMLIGLMVYFLMTSLGELAAFMPVSGSFSTYGAKYVEEGFGFALGWNYWYNWAVTIAVDLVASQLVMTWWFPDTPGWIWSALFLGLIFLLNYISVKGFGEAEYWFSLIKVATVIIFIIVGVAMIVGIMRGGESAGWHNWQIGDAPFSGGFAAMIGVAMIVGFSFQGTELIGIAAGESEDPAKNIPRAVRQVFWRILLFYVFAILVISLIIPYTDPSLLRNDVKDISVSPFTLVFQHAGLLSAAAVMNAVILTAVLSAGNSGMYASTRMLYMLASEGKAPRIFAKLSKGGVPRNALYATTIVAGLCFLTSMFGNQTVYLWLLNTSGMTGFIAWLGIAISHYRFRRGYMAQGHDLADLPYRSGFFPLGPIFAFVLCLVITLGQNYQAFLSDTIDWGGVAATYIGIPLFLIIWFGFKLTRKTRFVKYSEMEFPKFEK from the coding sequence ATGGATCATGACACAAAAACAACACAACCCCCTGGACTAAGGCGTGTACTGAAAGCACGCCACTTAACCATGATCGCCATTGGCGGATCGATTGGTACGGGCTTATTCGTCGCTTCAGGTGCGACCATTTCACAGGCTGGCCCCGGCGGAGCATTGCTCTCCTATATGCTGATCGGCCTGATGGTGTACTTCCTGATGACCAGCCTCGGCGAGCTGGCAGCATTTATGCCGGTTTCGGGTTCTTTCTCCACCTACGGCGCTAAATATGTCGAAGAGGGCTTCGGCTTCGCGCTGGGCTGGAACTACTGGTACAACTGGGCGGTGACTATCGCTGTTGACCTGGTGGCATCGCAGCTGGTGATGACCTGGTGGTTCCCGGATACCCCGGGCTGGATCTGGAGCGCACTGTTCCTTGGGCTGATCTTCCTGCTGAACTACATCTCTGTGAAGGGGTTTGGTGAAGCGGAATACTGGTTCTCACTGATCAAAGTCGCGACCGTGATCATCTTTATTATTGTTGGCGTGGCGATGATCGTCGGTATCATGCGCGGCGGTGAAAGCGCGGGCTGGCACAACTGGCAGATTGGCGATGCACCGTTCTCCGGTGGCTTTGCCGCCATGATCGGCGTGGCGATGATTGTTGGTTTCTCATTCCAGGGAACGGAATTGATCGGTATCGCGGCCGGTGAATCAGAAGATCCGGCGAAGAACATTCCGCGTGCGGTTCGCCAGGTGTTCTGGCGTATCCTGCTGTTCTATGTGTTCGCGATTCTGGTGATCAGCCTGATTATCCCTTACACCGACCCAAGCCTGCTGCGTAACGATGTCAAAGATATCAGCGTCAGCCCGTTTACGCTGGTGTTCCAGCATGCCGGCCTGCTCTCAGCGGCGGCGGTGATGAATGCGGTTATCCTGACGGCGGTGCTGTCGGCGGGTAACTCCGGTATGTATGCGTCTACCCGTATGCTTTACATGCTGGCATCGGAAGGTAAAGCGCCGCGCATCTTTGCGAAACTGTCGAAAGGCGGCGTGCCGCGTAACGCGCTGTATGCCACCACCATTGTGGCCGGGCTGTGCTTCCTGACCTCGATGTTTGGCAATCAGACGGTTTATCTGTGGCTGCTGAATACCTCAGGGATGACCGGGTTTATTGCCTGGCTGGGAATTGCCATCAGCCATTACCGTTTCCGCAGGGGTTATATGGCGCAGGGTCACGATCTGGCTGACCTGCCGTACCGTTCCGGGTTCTTCCCGCTGGGGCCGATCTTCGCCTTTGTGCTGTGTCTGGTCATTACCCTTGGTCAGAACTATCAGGCGTTCCTTTCGGATACCATTGACTGGGGCGGAGTGGCGGCCACCTACATCGGTATTCCGTTGTTCCTGATCATCTGGTTTGGCTTTAAACTGACGCGGAAAACGCGCTTTGTGAAGTACAGCGAGATGGAATTCCCGAAGTTCGAAAAATAA
- a CDS encoding FecCD family ABC transporter permease: MSLTQEPVQHAGKVVPEGVMGRYHQLLRHRLMIMAVLVLAILASLVLDFTLGPSGLSLQVLWQTLLSPDTVDAGTRVIVWDIRLPYALMAVVVGLGLGLAGAEMQTILNNPLASPFTLGVSSAAAFGAALAIVLGIGIPGIPDQWFISANAFVFALIAALMLDAVTRWTQVSTSGVVLFGIALVFTFNALVSMMQFIASEDTLQGLVFWTMGSLARASWEKLGVLCIALLILVPFSMLSAWKLTALRLGEDRAVSFGIDVRRLRLVTLLRISVISALAVAFVGPIGFIGLVAPHIARMVFGEDHRFYLPASALTGALVLSMASVVSKNLIPGVIIPVGIVTSLVGVPFFLSIILRHRGSV, translated from the coding sequence ATGAGCTTGACCCAGGAGCCCGTACAGCATGCGGGGAAAGTGGTGCCCGAAGGTGTGATGGGGCGCTACCATCAACTGTTACGCCACCGGTTAATGATTATGGCTGTGCTGGTCTTGGCTATTTTAGCTTCACTGGTACTGGATTTTACCTTAGGCCCGTCCGGCCTTTCGTTACAGGTGCTGTGGCAAACGCTGCTGTCGCCGGACACGGTTGATGCCGGAACCCGGGTGATTGTCTGGGATATTCGCCTGCCGTATGCGCTGATGGCGGTAGTGGTTGGCCTGGGGCTGGGGCTGGCCGGGGCAGAAATGCAAACCATCCTTAATAACCCGCTGGCCAGTCCGTTTACCCTTGGTGTCTCTTCGGCGGCGGCCTTTGGCGCAGCGCTGGCAATCGTTCTGGGTATTGGTATTCCCGGTATTCCCGACCAGTGGTTTATCTCTGCTAATGCTTTTGTCTTTGCGCTGATTGCCGCGCTGATGCTGGATGCGGTGACGCGCTGGACGCAGGTTTCCACCTCCGGCGTGGTGCTGTTTGGTATTGCGCTGGTATTCACTTTTAACGCGCTGGTTTCAATGATGCAGTTTATCGCCAGCGAAGACACCTTACAGGGGCTGGTTTTCTGGACAATGGGCAGCCTGGCGCGTGCTTCGTGGGAAAAACTGGGGGTTCTCTGTATCGCTTTGCTGATTCTGGTACCGTTCTCGATGTTAAGCGCATGGAAGCTGACGGCGCTGCGTCTGGGTGAAGATCGGGCGGTAAGTTTTGGCATTGATGTGCGTCGTCTGCGTCTGGTTACGCTGCTGCGCATCAGTGTTATTTCTGCCCTTGCGGTGGCCTTTGTCGGGCCGATTGGCTTTATTGGCCTGGTTGCTCCGCATATTGCGCGTATGGTGTTTGGTGAAGATCACCGCTTCTATCTGCCTGCCAGTGCGCTGACCGGGGCGCTGGTGCTGTCGATGGCGTCGGTGGTGTCGAAGAACCTGATCCCCGGCGTGATTATTCCGGTGGGCATTGTCACCTCGCTGGTGGGTGTTCCGTTCTTCCTGAGTATTATTCTGCGCCATCGGGGGAGTGTCTGA
- a CDS encoding ABC transporter ATP-binding protein, which yields MQGLKISGFDAGYPKRQVISNLNVPLLPRGKITVLLGPNGCGKSTLLRSLAGLNRAKGELWLNGEDLMALPFARRASRVVYLPQSLPAGVHLHVLESIIVAQRASGGRSNAASEAEVMTLLEQLGIAHLALSYLDQLSGGQKQLVGLAQSLIRRPELLLLDEPLSALDLNYQFHVMDLVRRETRLRNIVTVVVVHDINIALRHSEHVLMLQNGELMADGLPEEVITPDSLARVYGVKGRIERCSQGVPQVLIDGLVAEAIS from the coding sequence ATGCAGGGGCTGAAAATTAGCGGCTTTGATGCCGGTTATCCAAAACGTCAGGTGATCAGCAACCTTAATGTACCGCTGCTGCCGCGTGGCAAAATCACTGTGCTGCTGGGGCCGAACGGCTGCGGTAAATCAACGCTGTTACGATCGCTCGCCGGGCTTAATCGTGCCAAAGGTGAACTGTGGCTTAACGGTGAAGATCTGATGGCGCTGCCGTTTGCCCGCCGCGCCTCACGGGTGGTCTATCTGCCGCAGTCGCTGCCTGCCGGGGTACACCTGCACGTGCTGGAGTCGATTATCGTGGCGCAGCGCGCCAGCGGCGGCCGCAGCAATGCCGCCAGCGAAGCCGAAGTGATGACGCTGCTGGAGCAGCTGGGTATTGCCCATCTTGCGCTCAGTTATCTTGATCAACTTTCCGGCGGGCAGAAGCAGTTAGTCGGCCTGGCGCAGTCGCTGATCCGCCGCCCGGAGCTGCTGCTGCTTGACGAGCCATTAAGTGCACTCGATCTGAACTACCAGTTTCACGTAATGGATCTGGTTCGGCGTGAAACCCGGCTGCGCAATATTGTGACCGTAGTGGTGGTGCATGATATCAATATCGCGCTGCGCCATAGCGAGCACGTGCTGATGTTACAGAACGGCGAACTGATGGCGGATGGTTTACCGGAAGAGGTGATTACGCCGGATAGTCTGGCACGGGTCTACGGGGTGAAAGGGCGCATTGAGCGCTGTTCGCAGGGGGTACCACAGGTGCTGATTGACGGGTTAGTGGCAGAGGCTATCAGCTAG
- the fghA gene encoding S-formylglutathione hydrolase, with amino-acid sequence MPSTLELLEEHRLFGGWQQRYRHQSTSLNCAMTFSIFLPGPKSSTPPPVVYFLAGLTCSDENFSVKSGAQRVAAELGLVLVMPDTSPRGEEVANDEGYDLGQGAGFYLNATEAPWATHFRMYDYINTELPALIAGNFSVSDRQAIMGHSMGGHGALMIALRNPGRFSSVSAFAPIVNPLEVAWGQKAFRAYLGADVSTWQQYDSCWLMRNGGAVLPMLVDQGDSDQFLADQLRPQRLEEIAEDLGYPLTVRIQPGYDHSYFFIASFVEDHLRFHAKHLLV; translated from the coding sequence ATGCCATCGACCCTGGAACTTCTGGAAGAGCATCGTCTGTTTGGCGGCTGGCAGCAGCGCTATCGCCACCAGTCAACAAGCCTGAACTGCGCGATGACTTTCAGTATCTTTTTACCCGGGCCTAAGAGCAGTACGCCGCCGCCGGTGGTGTACTTCCTGGCAGGGCTGACCTGCAGTGACGAAAACTTCAGCGTAAAGTCCGGCGCACAGCGCGTGGCGGCGGAGCTTGGGCTGGTGCTGGTGATGCCGGATACCAGTCCGCGTGGCGAAGAGGTTGCCAACGATGAAGGTTACGATCTCGGTCAGGGTGCCGGATTCTATCTGAATGCTACCGAAGCGCCCTGGGCGACGCATTTTCGCATGTACGATTACATCAACACCGAGCTGCCTGCACTGATTGCCGGTAATTTCAGCGTCAGCGATCGTCAGGCGATAATGGGGCACTCAATGGGTGGTCACGGCGCGCTGATGATTGCGCTGCGTAATCCGGGTAGGTTTAGTTCAGTGTCGGCGTTTGCGCCAATCGTCAATCCGCTGGAAGTGGCATGGGGGCAGAAAGCATTCCGGGCCTATCTGGGTGCTGATGTCAGTACGTGGCAGCAGTATGACAGCTGCTGGCTGATGCGTAACGGCGGTGCCGTGCTGCCGATGCTGGTCGATCAGGGGGACAGCGATCAGTTCCTTGCCGACCAGCTCAGGCCGCAGCGGCTGGAGGAGATTGCTGAAGATCTCGGCTATCCGCTTACCGTGCGTATTCAGCCGGGTTACGATCATAGTTACTTCTTTATCGCCAGTTTTGTGGAAGATCATTTGCGCTTTCACGCGAAACATCTGTTGGTGTAA
- a CDS encoding S-(hydroxymethyl)glutathione dehydrogenase/class III alcohol dehydrogenase, translated as MQMIKTRAAVAWAPGEPLKIEELDLMPPQKGEVLVRIVATGVCHTDAYTLSGKDPEGVFPAVLGHEGGGVVEAVGEGVTSVAVGDHVIPLYTPECGKCKFCLSGKTNLCQAIRTTQGKGLMPDGTTRFFKDGQPIFHYMGTSTFSEYTVIPEISLAKISKEAPLEEVCLLGCGVTTGMGAVTNTAKVKEGDTVAIFGLGGIGLSAIIGAKMAKAGRIIGIDINTSKYDLARKLGATDLINPKDFDKPIQDVIVEMTDGGVDYSFECIGNVNVMRSALECCHKGWGESVIIGVAGAGEEISTRPFQLVTGRVWRGSAFGGVKGRSQLPGIVERYMNGEFQLNDFITHTMPLEEINDAFDLMHEGKSIRSVVHFAKK; from the coding sequence ATGCAGATGATTAAAACACGCGCCGCCGTAGCATGGGCCCCCGGCGAACCGCTGAAAATTGAAGAACTTGACCTGATGCCACCGCAGAAAGGTGAAGTGCTGGTACGTATCGTCGCAACCGGCGTATGTCACACCGATGCTTACACCCTGTCAGGTAAAGATCCTGAAGGCGTATTCCCGGCGGTACTCGGCCATGAAGGCGGCGGCGTAGTGGAAGCCGTTGGCGAAGGCGTTACCAGCGTGGCAGTGGGCGACCATGTTATCCCGCTGTACACCCCGGAGTGCGGTAAATGTAAGTTCTGTCTGTCAGGTAAAACCAACCTGTGCCAGGCGATCCGTACCACCCAGGGTAAAGGTTTAATGCCAGACGGCACCACCCGCTTCTTTAAAGATGGTCAGCCTATTTTCCACTATATGGGTACGTCGACTTTCTCTGAATACACTGTTATTCCGGAAATCTCGCTGGCTAAAATCAGCAAAGAAGCACCGCTGGAAGAGGTCTGTTTGCTGGGCTGCGGTGTTACCACCGGTATGGGCGCAGTCACCAATACCGCGAAAGTGAAAGAAGGCGATACCGTAGCGATCTTCGGCCTTGGCGGCATTGGCCTGTCGGCGATTATCGGTGCGAAAATGGCCAAAGCAGGCCGTATCATCGGTATTGATATCAATACCAGCAAGTACGATCTGGCGCGCAAACTGGGTGCCACGGATCTGATCAACCCGAAAGATTTTGATAAGCCGATTCAGGACGTTATCGTTGAGATGACCGATGGCGGCGTCGACTACTCGTTCGAATGTATCGGTAACGTCAACGTAATGCGTTCTGCCCTTGAGTGCTGCCACAAAGGCTGGGGCGAATCAGTGATTATTGGCGTGGCCGGTGCGGGTGAAGAGATCTCAACCCGTCCATTCCAGCTGGTCACCGGGCGCGTATGGCGCGGCTCCGCCTTTGGTGGAGTGAAAGGCCGTTCACAGCTGCCGGGCATTGTTGAGCGCTATATGAACGGTGAGTTCCAGCTGAATGACTTTATTACCCATACCATGCCGCTGGAAGAGATTAACGACGCGTTCGACCTGATGCATGAAGGGAAGTCGATTCGTTCCGTGGTGCATTTCGCTAAAAAATAA